From Nocardia sp. XZ_19_385, the proteins below share one genomic window:
- a CDS encoding sigma-70 family RNA polymerase sigma factor encodes MNDSARSATLTPDVLASFEGHRRELCAYAYRMLGSSFEAEDAVQETFTRAWKSYDSFEGRASLRSWLYRIATNVCLDMLDGPQRRARPMDLNGPSSPDSTLPPPQPDYVWIEPIPNALAFGADPAEHASAKDTLRLAFVAACQHLPATQRAILIMREVLRFSANETAEALTMSPASVNSALQRARATMSKVQPSDFDDFDESDENQRRLVDNFVSAFEAYDMDALTTLLKADVALSMPPFDLWISGPENVAEFMLGTGSACKGSKMIRLEGANGHIAFGHYKPADEPGVYIPWSITILELDGDAIAGLNFFLDTEKLFPLFDLPLELRENA; translated from the coding sequence ATGAACGACTCGGCCAGATCCGCCACCCTCACCCCCGACGTGCTCGCGTCGTTCGAGGGGCACCGGCGCGAGTTATGCGCCTACGCGTACCGCATGCTCGGTTCCTCCTTCGAAGCCGAGGACGCCGTGCAGGAGACCTTCACCCGCGCCTGGAAGTCCTACGACTCGTTCGAGGGCCGCGCCAGTCTGCGCTCCTGGTTGTATCGGATCGCCACCAATGTCTGCCTGGACATGCTCGACGGTCCGCAGCGCCGGGCCCGGCCGATGGACCTCAACGGTCCCAGCAGCCCGGATTCGACACTGCCGCCGCCGCAGCCGGATTACGTCTGGATCGAACCGATCCCCAACGCCCTGGCCTTCGGGGCCGATCCGGCCGAGCACGCCTCCGCCAAAGACACGCTGCGCCTGGCCTTCGTCGCCGCCTGTCAGCACCTGCCGGCCACTCAGCGCGCCATCCTGATCATGCGCGAGGTGCTGCGCTTCTCGGCGAATGAGACCGCCGAGGCGCTCACCATGTCCCCCGCGTCGGTGAACAGCGCCCTGCAGCGGGCCCGCGCCACCATGTCGAAGGTGCAGCCCAGCGATTTCGACGACTTCGACGAATCCGACGAGAACCAGCGCCGGCTCGTCGACAATTTCGTCTCGGCCTTCGAGGCCTACGACATGGACGCGCTCACCACCTTGCTGAAAGCCGATGTGGCACTGTCCATGCCGCCGTTCGACCTCTGGATCTCGGGCCCGGAGAACGTCGCCGAGTTCATGCTCGGCACCGGCAGCGCGTGCAAGGGCTCCAAGATGATCCGCCTGGAGGGCGCCAACGGCCACATCGCCTTCGGCCACTACAAGCCGGCCGACGAACCGGGCGTCTACATCCCGTGGTCGATCACGATCCTGGAACTCGACGGCGACGCCATCGCCGGGCTCAACTTCTTCCTCGACACCGAGAAGCTGTTCCCGCTGTTCGACCTGCCGCTGGAACTGCGCGAAAACGCCTGA
- a CDS encoding steroid 3-ketoacyl-CoA thiolase, giving the protein MGTPVIVEAARTPIGKRNGWLAGLHAAELLGAAQRGILDKAELDPILVEQVIGGCVMQVGEQGNNVTRTAWLHAGLPWQAGAVTIDNQCGSAQQAVGLVAGLIATGAIETGLACGLESMSHVPLGANVGTHAGPRRPASWDIGMPNQFEAAERIAKRRGITRDDVEELGERSQRLAAQAWAEGRFDREVLTIKDAPQVDKEGNRTGETMDVSRDQGLRETSREGLAKLKPVLEGGIHTAGTSSQISDGAAAVLLMDEKAAQRQGLRPRARIVAQALVGGEPEFHLDGPVQACQRLLDKSGMSMSDIDLFEINEAFASVVLSWASVHKPDMERVNVNGGAIALGHPVGSTGSRLITTALHELERTGKSTAMILMCCGGALATGTIIERL; this is encoded by the coding sequence ATGGGCACACCCGTAATCGTTGAGGCAGCTCGCACCCCGATCGGCAAGCGCAACGGCTGGCTCGCCGGATTGCACGCCGCCGAACTGCTCGGCGCCGCCCAGCGCGGCATCCTCGACAAGGCAGAACTGGATCCGATCCTCGTCGAGCAGGTCATCGGCGGCTGCGTCATGCAGGTCGGCGAGCAGGGCAACAACGTCACCCGTACCGCCTGGCTGCACGCCGGACTCCCCTGGCAAGCCGGCGCGGTCACCATCGACAACCAGTGCGGTTCGGCCCAGCAGGCCGTCGGCCTGGTCGCCGGGCTGATCGCCACCGGGGCCATCGAAACCGGCCTGGCCTGCGGCCTCGAGTCCATGAGCCACGTCCCGCTGGGCGCGAACGTCGGCACGCACGCCGGGCCGCGCCGGCCCGCTTCGTGGGATATCGGTATGCCCAATCAGTTCGAGGCCGCCGAGCGGATCGCCAAGCGCCGCGGCATCACCCGCGACGATGTCGAGGAGCTGGGCGAGCGCTCCCAGCGCCTGGCCGCGCAGGCGTGGGCCGAAGGTCGTTTCGACCGCGAGGTGCTCACCATCAAGGACGCCCCGCAGGTGGACAAGGAAGGCAACCGCACCGGCGAGACGATGGACGTCAGCCGCGACCAAGGCCTGCGCGAAACCTCCCGGGAGGGCCTGGCCAAGCTGAAGCCGGTCCTGGAGGGCGGCATCCACACCGCGGGCACCTCCTCGCAGATCTCCGACGGCGCCGCCGCCGTGCTGCTCATGGACGAAAAGGCCGCGCAGCGGCAGGGTTTGCGGCCGCGCGCCCGGATCGTGGCGCAGGCACTGGTGGGCGGCGAGCCCGAGTTCCACCTGGACGGCCCGGTGCAGGCGTGCCAACGGCTGCTCGACAAGTCCGGCATGAGCATGTCCGACATCGATCTGTTCGAGATCAACGAGGCGTTCGCCTCGGTGGTGTTGTCCTGGGCGTCGGTGCACAAGCCGGACATGGAGCGGGTGAACGTCAACGGCGGCGCGATCGCGCTCGGCCATCCGGTCGGTTCCACCGGATCCCGGCTGATCACAACGGCTTTGCACGAGCTGGAGCGGACCGGCAAGAGCACGGCCATGATCTTGATGTGCTGCGGTGGCGCCCTCGCGACCGGCACCATCATCGAGCGGCTTTAG
- a CDS encoding cytochrome P450: MVHTRPDLPEGFDVTDPDIYAQRVPVEEYAELRKAAPIWWNPQPPEIGGFHDDGFWVVSKHAEVKEVSRRSEVFSTFENTALPRFNDDIPRENIDMQRLVLLNMDAPEHTKLRKIISRGFTPRVINGLRAELSARAEGIVKRAAEEGAGDFVTQVSCELPLQAIAELIGVPQEDRMKVFQWSNEMTGYDDPEFAGVDPMASSMQILSYAYEMAEARKQCPANDLVTKLIEADIDGDSLKPEEFGFFVILLAVAGNETTRNAITHGMMAFLDHPEQWELFKKERPATAYDEIIRWATPVTSFQRTALEDTELGGVQIKKGQRVVMLYRSANFDEDVFEHPEQFDILRKNNDHLSFGGTGAHFCIGANLARLEVELIFNAIADHLPDISKLGDPKRLRSGWLNGIKEFQVDYQTKGGGGCPVAH; this comes from the coding sequence GTGGTTCACACTCGTCCTGATCTGCCCGAAGGTTTCGACGTCACCGATCCGGACATCTACGCGCAGCGAGTGCCGGTCGAGGAGTACGCGGAACTGCGCAAGGCCGCGCCGATCTGGTGGAATCCGCAGCCACCGGAAATCGGCGGCTTCCACGACGACGGCTTCTGGGTGGTGAGCAAGCACGCCGAAGTCAAGGAGGTCTCGCGGCGCAGCGAGGTCTTCTCCACCTTCGAGAACACCGCGCTCCCGCGCTTCAACGACGACATCCCACGCGAGAACATCGACATGCAGCGGCTGGTGCTGCTGAACATGGACGCGCCCGAGCACACCAAACTGCGCAAGATCATTTCCCGCGGCTTCACCCCACGCGTGATCAACGGCCTGCGCGCCGAACTGTCCGCGCGCGCCGAGGGGATCGTCAAACGCGCCGCCGAAGAAGGCGCGGGCGACTTCGTCACCCAGGTCTCGTGCGAACTGCCGCTGCAGGCCATCGCCGAACTGATCGGCGTGCCGCAGGAGGACCGGATGAAGGTCTTCCAGTGGTCCAACGAGATGACCGGATACGACGACCCCGAGTTCGCCGGTGTCGATCCGATGGCCTCGTCCATGCAGATCCTGAGCTATGCCTACGAGATGGCCGAGGCGCGCAAGCAATGTCCCGCCAACGACCTGGTCACCAAGCTGATCGAGGCCGACATCGACGGCGATTCGCTCAAGCCGGAGGAGTTCGGCTTCTTCGTGATCCTGCTGGCGGTCGCGGGCAACGAGACGACACGCAATGCCATCACGCACGGCATGATGGCATTCCTTGATCACCCCGAGCAATGGGAGCTGTTCAAGAAAGAACGTCCGGCCACCGCCTATGACGAGATAATCCGGTGGGCCACCCCGGTCACCTCGTTCCAGCGGACCGCGCTCGAGGACACCGAACTCGGGGGAGTGCAGATCAAGAAGGGGCAGCGGGTCGTCATGCTGTACCGCTCGGCCAACTTCGACGAGGACGTCTTCGAGCACCCGGAGCAATTCGACATCCTGCGCAAGAACAACGACCACCTGTCCTTCGGCGGCACCGGCGCCCACTTCTGCATCGGCGCGAACCTGGCCCGGCTGGAAGTCGAGCTGATCTTCAACGCGATCGCCGATCACCTGCCGGACATCAGCAAGCTGGGTGACCCGAAGCGGCTGCGCTCGGGCTGGCTGAACGGCATCAAGGAGTTCCAGGTCGACTACCAGACCAAGGGCGGTGGCGGCTGCCCGGTCGCGCACTGA
- a CDS encoding thiolase domain-containing protein, whose amino-acid sequence MTDNSTDIAVVGFAHAPHVPETFGTTNGVEMLVPCFQQLYSDLGIAKSDIDFWCSGSSDYLAGRAFSFISAVDAIGAVPPINESHVEMDAAWALYEAFVKLKSGQAQTALVYGFGKSSAGTLRQVLTMQLDPYTVTPLWPDSYAIAGLQARAGLAAGRWTERDMAAVAAGADGDLESLLATPYVADPLRAHDIAPVTDGAAAIVLAVGDRAKELCERPAWITGMAHRIDTPMLGARDLAASPSTAAAAQAVTGGDTTGFDIAELHAPFSHQQLILAEAIGLKPETRVNPSGGALVANPMFAAGLERIGFAARAIMAGSANRALAHATSGPALQQNLVTVLEGTR is encoded by the coding sequence TTGACTGACAATTCCACCGACATCGCGGTGGTGGGGTTCGCCCACGCGCCGCATGTACCGGAGACCTTCGGCACCACCAACGGTGTCGAAATGCTGGTGCCCTGCTTCCAGCAGCTCTACTCCGATCTCGGCATCGCCAAGTCCGATATCGACTTCTGGTGCTCGGGCTCCTCGGATTACCTTGCCGGACGTGCTTTTTCGTTCATCTCCGCGGTCGACGCGATCGGCGCGGTGCCACCGATCAACGAGTCGCACGTCGAGATGGACGCGGCCTGGGCGCTGTATGAAGCCTTCGTGAAATTGAAGTCCGGCCAGGCGCAGACCGCGCTGGTATACGGCTTCGGCAAATCCTCGGCGGGCACTCTGCGCCAGGTCTTGACCATGCAGCTCGACCCCTACACCGTCACGCCGCTGTGGCCGGATTCCTATGCGATCGCCGGTTTGCAGGCTCGGGCCGGACTGGCCGCGGGCCGCTGGACGGAGCGGGATATGGCCGCGGTCGCCGCCGGTGCGGACGGCGATCTCGAATCTCTGCTCGCCACACCGTATGTGGCCGATCCCCTGCGCGCCCACGACATCGCGCCGGTCACCGACGGTGCGGCCGCGATTGTGCTGGCCGTGGGCGATCGCGCCAAGGAACTGTGCGAGCGCCCGGCCTGGATCACCGGGATGGCGCACCGCATCGACACCCCGATGCTGGGCGCGCGCGACCTCGCCGCCTCGCCTTCCACCGCCGCGGCGGCACAGGCGGTGACCGGTGGCGACACCACCGGTTTCGATATCGCCGAACTGCACGCACCGTTCAGCCATCAGCAGCTGATCCTCGCCGAGGCGATCGGATTGAAGCCGGAAACTCGGGTCAACCCGTCCGGTGGCGCACTGGTAGCAAACCCGATGTTCGCCGCCGGATTGGAGCGCATCGGATTCGCCGCGCGGGCGATTATGGCGGGCTCAGCTAACCGCGCACTCGCCCACGCGACCAGTGGCCCGGCGCTGCAACAGAACTTGGTTACCGTCCTGGAAGGCACCCGATGA
- a CDS encoding nuclear transport factor 2 family protein: protein MSTEHPARAAGQASQAAVRARDKDAWVALFAEDGIVEDPIGPSGFDPEGKGHRGHEAIAAFWDMAIAKTESIEFLFGDSFACGHEVAYTGMIRTRIAGRQIDAEGVFTYKVNDAGKIAALRAFWETERAMATMKAAE, encoded by the coding sequence ATGAGCACCGAACATCCGGCGCGTGCCGCCGGCCAGGCATCACAGGCCGCCGTGCGGGCGCGGGACAAGGACGCGTGGGTCGCCCTGTTCGCCGAAGACGGGATCGTCGAAGATCCCATCGGCCCTTCCGGATTCGACCCCGAAGGCAAAGGCCACCGCGGCCACGAAGCGATCGCCGCGTTCTGGGACATGGCGATCGCGAAGACCGAATCGATCGAATTCCTGTTCGGCGACTCGTTCGCCTGCGGTCACGAGGTGGCTTACACCGGCATGATCCGCACCCGGATCGCCGGCCGGCAGATCGATGCCGAAGGTGTCTTCACCTACAAGGTGAACGACGCCGGAAAGATCGCGGCGCTGCGCGCGTTCTGGGAGACCGAGCGCGCCATGGCCACCATGAAGGCCGCCGAGTAA
- a CDS encoding Zn-ribbon domain-containing OB-fold protein has translation MHFDYTRSVGPTIGKFLTGLRGHQVIGVRGSDGRVLVPPPEYDPVTAAPLTEFVPVADVGTVESWSWVADVLPGQPFDRPFAYALIRLDGADTALLHAVDVAAPQDISTGMRVRARWAAETTGSIKDIACFEPGETSTAPAPSEDDREPITELVTPVDLHYSHNASPQETVYLRGLAEGKLLGARSGDGDKVYFPPRGANPTNGLPTNDYVELSDHGTVTTFCIVNVPFLGQRIKPPYVAAYVLLDGADIPVLHLVLGCEASEVRMGMRVQAVWKPRAEWGFSLSNVDHFEPSGEPDADYDTYKHHL, from the coding sequence ATGCACTTCGACTACACCCGCTCCGTCGGACCGACCATCGGCAAGTTTCTGACCGGTCTGCGCGGGCATCAGGTGATCGGCGTGCGCGGCTCGGACGGACGAGTGCTGGTGCCGCCACCGGAATACGATCCGGTGACCGCCGCGCCGTTGACGGAGTTCGTGCCCGTCGCCGACGTCGGCACCGTCGAATCCTGGAGCTGGGTGGCCGACGTACTGCCCGGCCAGCCCTTCGACCGCCCCTTCGCCTACGCGCTGATCCGTCTCGACGGCGCCGATACCGCGCTGCTGCACGCCGTGGATGTCGCCGCGCCGCAGGATATTTCGACCGGCATGCGGGTGCGGGCCCGGTGGGCCGCCGAAACCACCGGCAGCATCAAGGACATCGCCTGCTTCGAGCCGGGCGAAACCTCCACCGCGCCAGCGCCTTCCGAGGACGACCGGGAGCCGATCACCGAGCTCGTCACCCCGGTCGACCTGCACTACAGCCACAACGCCTCCCCGCAGGAGACCGTCTACCTGCGCGGCTTGGCCGAGGGCAAGCTGCTGGGCGCCCGCTCCGGCGACGGCGACAAGGTCTACTTCCCGCCGCGCGGCGCGAATCCGACCAACGGCCTGCCGACCAACGACTATGTCGAGCTGTCCGACCACGGCACGGTCACCACCTTCTGCATCGTCAACGTGCCGTTCCTGGGCCAGCGCATCAAGCCGCCGTACGTGGCCGCCTACGTGCTGCTGGACGGCGCCGACATCCCGGTGCTGCATCTCGTACTCGGTTGCGAGGCAAGCGAAGTGCGCATGGGCATGCGCGTGCAGGCGGTGTGGAAGCCGCGCGCGGAGTGGGGCTTCAGCCTGTCCAACGTGGACCACTTCGAGCCGTCCGGCGAACCCGACGCCGACTACGACACCTACAAGCATCACCTCTGA
- a CDS encoding thiolase domain-containing protein: MSLPAAVLGTGQTHHVTKRTDVSMSGMCREAIDRALEDAGLTMADIDAVVVGKAPDMFEGVMMPELMMADALGATGKPLLRVHTAGSVGGSTGVVAANLVQAGMHKRVLAVAWEKQSESNAMWALSIPVPFTMPVGAGAGGYFAPHVRSYIRRSSAPNHIGALVAVKDRRNGAKNPLAHLHQPDITVDKVLASQMLWDPIRFDETCPSSDGACALIIGDAEAAAVVEAEGKKVAWVHGTAMRTEPTTFAGRDQVNPQAGQDAAAALWKAAGITNPIEEIDAAEIYVPFSWFEPMWLENLGFAAPGEGWKLTDKGETEIGGRIPVNPSGGVLSSNPIGASGLIRFAEAAKQVMGRAGDYQVKDARKAMGHAYGGGSQYFSMWVVGSEKPKG; this comes from the coding sequence ATGAGTCTCCCCGCTGCGGTGCTGGGCACCGGCCAAACCCATCACGTGACGAAACGAACCGACGTCTCCATGTCGGGGATGTGCCGCGAAGCAATCGATCGTGCGCTCGAAGACGCCGGCCTCACCATGGCCGATATCGATGCGGTCGTCGTGGGCAAGGCGCCGGATATGTTCGAGGGCGTCATGATGCCCGAGCTCATGATGGCCGATGCCCTCGGCGCTACCGGAAAACCCCTGCTCCGCGTGCATACGGCCGGCTCGGTCGGCGGCTCCACCGGTGTCGTGGCCGCCAACCTGGTGCAGGCGGGCATGCACAAGCGGGTGCTCGCGGTGGCCTGGGAGAAGCAGTCCGAATCGAATGCCATGTGGGCGTTGTCGATTCCGGTGCCGTTCACCATGCCGGTCGGCGCGGGCGCGGGCGGCTACTTCGCACCGCACGTGCGCTCCTACATCCGGCGCTCCAGCGCCCCGAACCATATCGGCGCACTGGTCGCGGTGAAGGACCGGCGCAATGGCGCCAAGAACCCGCTCGCGCACCTGCATCAGCCCGACATCACCGTCGACAAGGTGCTGGCCTCGCAGATGCTGTGGGACCCGATCCGTTTCGACGAGACCTGCCCCTCCTCGGACGGCGCGTGCGCGCTGATCATCGGTGACGCCGAAGCCGCCGCCGTGGTCGAAGCCGAAGGCAAGAAGGTCGCGTGGGTGCACGGCACCGCCATGCGCACCGAGCCGACCACCTTCGCCGGACGCGACCAGGTCAACCCGCAGGCCGGCCAGGACGCGGCCGCCGCACTGTGGAAAGCCGCGGGCATCACCAATCCGATCGAAGAGATCGACGCCGCCGAAATCTATGTCCCCTTCTCCTGGTTCGAGCCGATGTGGCTGGAGAACCTCGGTTTCGCCGCGCCCGGTGAGGGCTGGAAGCTCACCGACAAGGGTGAGACGGAGATCGGCGGCAGGATCCCGGTGAACCCCTCGGGTGGCGTGCTCTCCTCGAACCCGATCGGCGCCTCCGGCCTGATCCGGTTCGCCGAGGCCGCCAAGCAGGTCATGGGCCGGGCCGGGGACTACCAGGTCAAGGACGCACGCAAGGCGATGGGCCACGCGTACGGCGGTGGCTCGCAGTACTTCTCCATGTGGGTCGTGGGCTCCGAGAAGCCGAAAGGGTAG
- the fadD8 gene encoding fatty-acid--CoA ligase FadD8: protein MTTIDPDTRLRMPVHNGFSLLAGLRRHKNAPVVTLGDTVLTGADVLDAISQYVAAFEANGIETGSPVGVLALNRPEVLFTIAAGQARGHRRTALHPIGGLDDHAYVLADAGISTLILDPVPMFVQRARDLVDRVEGLTKVLVLGPVPDELSDVGVDFLAEVAKYEPGPVEAVELRPEDVISVSYTGGTTGKPKGVIGTAQAMATMTQIQLSEWEWPKRPKFLICTPLSHAGAAFFLPVVLLGGECIVVPRFDAGEVLKAIEEYKISATMLVPSMIYALLDHPDVDKRDLSSLETVYYGASSIDPTRLTQAIEKFGPIFAQYFGQSEAPMAISYLGKEEHDKERLTSCGRPSAALRVALLDTEDKVVAPGEVGEICVSGPLLAAGYLNLPEVTAETFKDGWLRTGDLARQDEDGFLHIVGRSKDMVVTGGFNVFPREVEDVVAEHDSVLGVAVVGVPDPQWEEAVTAVIVLDPAVAADEAAVRKVTAEISRTVKQRKGSVQVPKHYIVVDQLPLTGLGKPDKKAIRILANERLGIA, encoded by the coding sequence ATGACCACTATCGATCCCGATACCCGCCTGCGGATGCCTGTGCACAACGGGTTCAGCCTGCTCGCCGGACTGCGGCGGCACAAGAACGCGCCGGTGGTGACGCTCGGGGACACCGTGCTCACCGGCGCGGACGTGCTCGACGCGATCAGTCAGTACGTCGCCGCGTTCGAAGCCAATGGCATCGAAACCGGCTCTCCGGTAGGCGTTCTCGCGTTGAACCGCCCCGAGGTGCTGTTCACCATCGCGGCCGGGCAGGCGCGCGGCCATCGGCGGACGGCGCTGCATCCCATCGGCGGCCTCGACGATCACGCGTATGTGCTTGCCGACGCGGGTATTTCGACGCTGATCCTGGATCCGGTGCCGATGTTCGTGCAGCGCGCCCGCGACCTGGTCGACCGTGTCGAGGGCTTGACCAAGGTGCTGGTCCTGGGTCCGGTGCCGGACGAACTATCCGATGTCGGTGTGGATTTCCTCGCCGAGGTGGCCAAGTACGAGCCCGGACCGGTCGAAGCCGTGGAGCTGCGGCCCGAGGATGTCATCTCGGTCAGCTACACCGGCGGCACCACCGGCAAGCCCAAGGGCGTGATCGGCACGGCGCAGGCGATGGCCACCATGACCCAGATCCAGCTCTCGGAATGGGAATGGCCGAAGCGGCCGAAATTCCTGATCTGCACGCCACTTTCGCACGCGGGGGCGGCCTTCTTCCTGCCCGTGGTGCTGCTCGGCGGCGAGTGCATCGTGGTGCCGCGTTTCGACGCGGGCGAGGTGCTCAAAGCGATCGAGGAGTACAAGATCAGCGCCACCATGCTGGTGCCGTCGATGATCTACGCGCTGCTCGACCATCCCGATGTGGACAAGCGGGATCTGTCCTCGCTGGAAACTGTGTATTACGGTGCCTCCTCGATCGATCCGACCCGGCTCACCCAGGCCATCGAGAAGTTCGGGCCGATCTTCGCCCAGTACTTCGGCCAGTCCGAGGCCCCGATGGCGATCAGCTACCTGGGCAAAGAGGAGCACGACAAGGAACGGCTCACCTCCTGTGGCCGCCCGTCGGCCGCCCTGCGGGTCGCTTTGCTCGACACCGAGGACAAGGTCGTCGCCCCCGGCGAAGTCGGCGAAATCTGTGTCTCCGGGCCACTTTTGGCCGCGGGCTACCTGAATCTCCCCGAGGTGACCGCCGAAACCTTCAAGGACGGCTGGCTGCGCACCGGGGACCTGGCGCGCCAGGACGAGGACGGCTTCCTGCACATCGTGGGCCGCAGCAAGGACATGGTCGTCACCGGCGGCTTCAACGTCTTCCCGCGCGAGGTGGAAGACGTTGTCGCGGAACATGACAGCGTGCTCGGCGTGGCCGTGGTCGGCGTCCCGGACCCGCAGTGGGAAGAGGCCGTCACCGCCGTCATCGTGCTCGACCCGGCCGTCGCCGCCGACGAAGCCGCGGTGCGGAAGGTGACCGCCGAGATCTCGCGGACCGTGAAGCAGCGCAAGGGCTCGGTGCAGGTGCCCAAGCACTACATCGTCGTCGACCAGCTGCCGCTCACCGGTCTGGGCAAGCCCGACAAGAAGGCCATCCGGATCCTCGCCAACGAGCGCCTGGGTATCGCCTGA
- a CDS encoding helix-turn-helix domain-containing protein — protein sequence MADFAARLNKLFETVHPPGRKPHTNAEVAAALTASGHPISKPYLSQLRSGQRTNPSDETVAALAKFFKVKPDYFFNDIYAAKIDHDLELLSQLQGYGLRRLSSRAFDLSEESQNLLTSMAEKLRASEGLPEIPPDGTE from the coding sequence ATGGCTGATTTCGCGGCGCGGCTGAACAAGCTGTTCGAAACCGTGCATCCCCCGGGGCGCAAGCCGCACACCAACGCGGAGGTTGCGGCTGCGCTGACAGCCTCCGGGCATCCGATCTCGAAACCGTATCTCTCGCAGTTGCGGTCGGGACAACGGACGAACCCGTCGGACGAAACGGTGGCTGCACTGGCCAAGTTCTTCAAGGTCAAGCCGGACTACTTCTTCAACGACATCTATGCCGCCAAGATCGATCACGATCTGGAGCTGCTGTCCCAGCTGCAGGGCTATGGACTGCGACGGCTGTCGAGTAGAGCGTTCGACCTGTCCGAAGAATCACAGAACCTCCTCACCTCGATGGCGGAGAAGCTTCGTGCAAGTGAAGGCTTGCCCGAAATCCCGCCGGACGGAACCGAATAG
- a CDS encoding ImmA/IrrE family metallo-endopeptidase produces MSESKIQNSARSYRRVAAAVDAVCAVAADFDACTLDEVVEAIARERDREIEIASAHLGPGVCGQRRLYPDRDVIVLAAALPSREHTLAHELGHIIFDHEGAPAPEVTLEASDDLIAYMLSQRAHQQILDDGADEQAEWEAETFAAMLMTRLRVFNTRGAGVSVLRFDEALG; encoded by the coding sequence ATGAGTGAAAGCAAGATTCAGAACAGCGCGCGGTCCTACCGCCGGGTGGCCGCCGCGGTCGACGCGGTGTGCGCGGTCGCCGCCGATTTCGATGCCTGCACCCTCGACGAAGTGGTCGAGGCGATCGCCCGGGAACGTGATCGGGAGATCGAAATCGCCAGTGCCCATTTGGGTCCCGGCGTCTGCGGACAGCGACGGCTCTATCCGGACCGCGACGTGATCGTGCTGGCGGCGGCGCTGCCCAGCCGCGAGCACACCCTCGCGCACGAACTCGGCCACATCATTTTCGACCACGAGGGCGCACCGGCCCCCGAGGTCACCCTGGAGGCCAGCGACGATCTGATCGCCTACATGCTCAGCCAGCGGGCGCACCAGCAGATCCTCGACGACGGAGCCGACGAACAGGCCGAATGGGAGGCCGAGACCTTCGCGGCCATGCTGATGACCCGGCTGCGTGTGTTCAACACCCGGGGCGCAGGCGTCTCGGTCCTTCGATTCGACGAGGCACTCGGATGA
- a CDS encoding LLM class F420-dependent oxidoreductase has product MKFGLQLGYWMAQPPANAGELVQAAETAGFDAVFAAESWGSDAFGPLTWWGSQTERVRLGTSVVQLSARTPAATAMHALTLDHLSGGRAVLGLGVSGPQVVEGWYGQPFAKPLARTREYVDIIRKVLAREAPVTNDGSHYPLPYTGPGAVGLGKPLKPIVHPLRADLPIWLGAEGPKNVALTAEIADGWLAIYYAPRLANMYNDWLDEGFARAGARRTRETFEIAASCQVVITDDPQSELEKMRWIMALYIGGMGAPEQNFHAQVYKRMGYEREVDEIGKLFLSGKKAEAAAVVPDELILDTAIIGTAEHVREQIKVWEAAGVTMMLVSANSAEQVCELAALAS; this is encoded by the coding sequence ATGAAGTTCGGACTACAGCTCGGGTATTGGATGGCACAGCCGCCGGCGAACGCCGGGGAGTTGGTGCAGGCCGCCGAGACTGCGGGCTTCGACGCGGTGTTCGCCGCCGAATCGTGGGGTTCGGATGCCTTCGGTCCGCTCACCTGGTGGGGGTCCCAGACCGAACGGGTGCGGCTGGGCACCTCGGTGGTGCAGCTGTCCGCACGCACGCCGGCGGCGACCGCCATGCACGCGCTCACGCTGGATCACCTCAGTGGTGGCCGCGCGGTGCTCGGCCTCGGCGTCTCCGGTCCGCAGGTGGTCGAGGGCTGGTACGGGCAGCCCTTCGCCAAGCCGCTGGCGCGCACCCGGGAGTACGTGGACATCATCCGCAAGGTGCTCGCGCGCGAGGCGCCGGTGACCAATGACGGGTCGCACTACCCGCTGCCCTACACCGGGCCGGGCGCGGTCGGTCTCGGGAAGCCGTTGAAGCCGATCGTGCATCCGCTACGTGCGGATTTGCCGATCTGGCTGGGCGCCGAAGGCCCGAAGAATGTGGCGCTGACCGCCGAGATCGCGGATGGCTGGCTGGCCATCTACTACGCCCCGCGCCTGGCGAACATGTACAACGACTGGCTCGATGAGGGCTTCGCCCGGGCCGGTGCGCGCCGCACCCGCGAGACCTTCGAGATCGCCGCGAGCTGCCAGGTGGTGATCACCGACGATCCGCAGAGCGAACTGGAGAAGATGCGCTGGATCATGGCGCTCTACATCGGCGGCATGGGCGCACCGGAGCAGAACTTCCACGCCCAGGTCTACAAGCGGATGGGCTACGAGCGCGAGGTCGACGAGATCGGCAAGCTCTTCCTGTCGGGCAAGAAGGCCGAAGCCGCGGCGGTGGTCCCGGACGAGCTCATCCTCGACACCGCGATCATCGGCACCGCCGAACACGTCCGCGAACAGATCAAGGTCTGGGAGGCGGCGGGCGTCACCATGATGCTGGTGTCGGCCAACAGTGCCGAGCAGGTGTGCGAACTGGCCGCACTCGCGTCGTGA